In Diaphorobacter ruginosibacter, the genomic stretch CGATGCCAGCAGCAGGCCGTAGCTGTGGAACACGGGCGAGACGAAGGTGACCACGCCCCACAGGACGAGTCCGATGATCAGGCTGCGCCGCACGCCGAGCAGCGCCACGTAGAACGGCGTGAGCAGCACCGACGACACACCGTACCCCACCATGAAGGCCGTGGCCAGCAGGCCCTGCCGCGTGCGGTCATCCGCCGTAAGGCCGATGTGGTCGAGAAAGTCCTTGTCAACGATCAACACAGAAATGTTGATGCGGTCCACGTACGAAATGGCGACGATGATGAAAAGAGTGATGACACCCCACCACCGCAGGTTGCGTGATTCATTCATGATGGAAATCGATTGGCTTGTCGGTGGAGGGGGCAATCAGCGCGATCAGAAGAAGTGGCGGACACCCAGATCAATGCCGTTGGAGCTGCCGCCCAGCGTGGTTCCAGGCGCCGCCAGGCCCTGCACCCCGATGGATTTGTTGGCACCGGACTTGTTCTTCACATAGCCCACATTCACATAGGCCTGCGTGCGCTTGGAGAAGTTGTAGCCGTAGCCCAGCCCCAGCTTGTTCCAGTCCGCGTTGCTGTGTGCCGTGTCGTAGTGGCCGATGGAGGCCTTGAACTCGCTCGCACCCATGGGCATGACGGCACCGAGCTGGATGGCCGTGACCTTGAGATCGCCGCGTTTCTCGGTGGCCCACAGCAGCATGGGCTTGACCACGCCCAGGTCGTAGGACGCGCCGACGTTGCTGGCCTTGAGGTCGTTGACCGGCTGATCCCCCCAGAGCTTGCCCGTGGCCAGCGCCACGTTCAAGGCGCCCTTCTGATAACCGAGGCGCGTGCCCGCATACTTGCCCTGCTGGGGGCCGGATGCACGCTCGCCCGGAGCGAACTGCAACTGGCCGTAGAACCCACCCATCTCCTTGGGCAGGAAGTAGCTGATGGCGTTGCTGATCTGGATCGGCGCCCCGCCCGCCGCCGTGGCCACGCCCGGAATGCCGAGCATGGTGAACGCCATGGTCTGGCCCACGCCGTTGGTGAGAAACGGGTCGAAGATCAGCGTGCTCAGGAACGTGGCGGAGTCATCGCGGCCCAGGCGTACTTCGCCGAAGTTGCCCATCAGGCTCACGGTGGAGCGGCGATTGAAGGTGAGCCCGCCGCCCGTGCCCTTGCCACCGCCGACGTCGGGGTCCATGCCCGCCTCGAGCCAGAAGCCCGCCTTCAGCCCTCCCCCCAGGTCTTCCGTGCCGCGAAAACCGAGGCGGCTGATGTTCGCACCGCCCGTGGACAGGCCGAAACGCGTGTCGCCCGAACCGGACAGGCGGGTGATCGCCATGTCGACGACACCGAAAATCTGCACCTGGGATTGGGCCGCCGCGGATCCGGCAAGCGCCAGCAGGCCCATGGCCATCAAAGTCTTCTTCATCATGTTGTCTCCAGAGTAGTAGTCGTAGTGGTTGTGGTTTGAAATGGGGAGCGTTCAGAGGTCGAGCACCAGCGTGGGCGACTTGCAGCCGGAGACACAGATCATCATCACCTTGTTGCTCGCGCGTTCGCGGGCACTGAGCATGGAGTCGCGATGGTCCGGAACGCCTTCGAGCACACGGGTTTCGCAGGAGCCGCAGACGCCTTCGCAGCAGCTGTGGTCCACGTCCACACCCGCGTCGAGAACCGAGTCCAGGATCGACTTGCCCGGTTTGATCTCGATGAACTTTCCGCTCTTGCGCAGTTCCACGGTGAACTCGTCGCGTGCGTCGCTGGAGGCAGCCACCTCCACGGGCGTGAAGCGTTCGATGTGCACGTTGGGATGGCCCAGTTCCGCGCAGAATTTCTCGAACGCATCGAGCAGCGGCGCCGGCCCGCAGGAGTAGTGATGCGTGCCGGCATCCGGCGCACGCCTGGCGAGCAGCGCGCGCAGATCGGGTGGCCCGCCGGCTTCGCTGTCGAAGTGCAGGTGCAGCGGCATGCCCATGGCCTTGAGCTCATCGAGGAAGGCCGCGCAGCCCGGCTCGCGCGCAAAGTAGAACATCTCGAACGGCTTGCCGAGACTGGTGAGCCTGCGCGCCATCGAGAGCAGCGGCGTGATGCCGATGCCGCCCGCGACCAGCACGGTATGGCTCGCGTTCTCGTCGAGCACGAAATGGTTGCGCGGCTCCGAGATGGTGATGGGCTTGCCCACGCGCAGGTCCTCGTGGACGCTGCGCGAGCCGCCCCGGCTGGCGCGGTCGCGGAGCACGCCGACCACGTAGCGGTTGGCGTCGTCGCTGGAGTTGGACAGCGAGTAGCTGCGCACCAGCCCGTTGGGCAGATGCAGGTCGATGTGCGACCCCGGGGTGAACGCGGGAAACTGCGTTCCCTCCACGGGCCGAAGTTCGACGCTCATCGTGTCCCTGGCTTCATACCGGAGGGTATGAACGAAGGCGGACAACGTGTTGCTCATGATCCCGATGCCTCCACTTGCTCCTCGGCAAGGTGCTTCAGGTGGCGGCGCAGGCGCACAAGGCCGATGTCATGCTGGTAGAGGTTCTCGCGCGAATTCGCATCGGGCTCCATCTGCTCCATCATGATGCGGTCCTGCTCCAGCACGGCCCAGTGGCGTGCCTCCAGGCGGTTGCGGTAGAGGAAACGCCAGGTGCTGCGCATCCAGTCCGAGACCTTGCGGCAACGCCAGAAGAACACCGCGCAAAGTTCGGCGTTGATCGGCGTGACGCAGCCCACGATGGCGAAATTGCCGCCAGGGCCACCGGTCTTCGGATAGGGAATCTCAAGCCGCATCCAGTGGCAGCCGGTGTCGGCCCACTCCGTCCAGTCGAAGTTGATGCCGCGCTGGCCTACCTTCTCGAACACGAAGCCGTTGTCGGTCTCGCGCACCTGGAAGCTGGCCTTGCTATCGCCCTCCGACATGGAGTGCGACTGCTTGTGCAGGAAGGTGCCATGCATCGGGTCCATGACGTTGTCGAGTGCGTAGCGATAGTCCGAGCGCCACTCGGCATAGCACAGGAAATTGGAATACGCGTCCGAGGTGAGCTCCTCGGGCAGCACCAGCGGCTTGGGTTCCTTCGCGTAGTCATCGCTGTTGTAGATGAAGATGGCACCAAAGGCTTCCTTCACATGGAAGGCCTTGGCCGCATGCTGACCTTCAAGCTTGCAACCCGGGCTGCCCGGAACCTTGGTGACCATGCCGTCGCAGCGTACTTCCACGCCATGGTAGGGACAGGCAATGCGATCGCCCAGGATGACGCCCTGCGACAGCGGAGCGCCACGGTGCGGGCAATGGTCTTCCAGCGCGTGGACCTGGCCAGCGCCGTCGCGCCACAGCGCGAGCTTGCGGCCCATGCGCTTCATGGAAACCGGCTGGTCCTTGACGAAACCCGATGGGCACACGGGATACCAGAGATCTTTCAACCCGTTGTCGAGCACCGTCTGCACGGGATCCACGGAAATGGGGATGGTTCGTGAGTTCATGATGTTGTTCCTCTAAGGCGTTGGCTGTGGGGTCGCTCGATGGATGAACGCTCAATCGCCCAGGCGCTTCATCAGCGCCTGGAAGCCTTCTTCGGTCCATGCCTCGCCGCGCTCGCCCGAAGGGCCGACACGGTTGAGATAGGCCACCAGCTCCGGCAAGGTGGTGACGCCTTCGCCGAATGCGCGTTCGATCGAATCGCCCAGCAGGTCTTCGAAGAGCGTCGGCATGCGGGTCCGTGCCTGATGGGGTTCGAGATATCGTTCCTGGGACATGGGGTGCTCCTTCGCCAAGTACAAACAAAGAATTTTTTTAGGAATGGATGGGTCGGATGGAGGCTCAGTCGGCCTGGATGCCGAGCTCCTTGATCACGCCGTCGAAACGCTGGTAGTCGGCCGCATTCACCTGCGCAAGGCGTGCGGGCTCGCCACCTGCGGGCAGCGCGCCGAACGTGGCCATCTTGGAGGCCACGTCGGGCATCTTGAGGATCTCGTTCATGTGGCCATTGATGAGCTTGACCAGTTCCGGCGACATGCCCTTCGGGCCGAAGAGACCCTGCCAGGCGGAGACCTCGACGCCCTTGTAGCCAAGCTCCGCGAGCGTGGGTACGTTGGGCGCAAGCGTCGAACGCTGCCGGTCCGCCACGCCCAGGATCACGACCTTGCCATTGGGCACATAGGGCTCGATGGGGCCGAGCGTCATGTACGTCACAGGCACGTGGCCGCCGATCAGGTCGTTCACCGCCGGTGCCACGCCCTTGTAGGGGATGTGCAGCAGCTTCGCTCCGGAAACCTTGTTGAACATCTCGCCCAGGATGTGCATGGGCGAGCCGGCGCCGGGCGATGCGTAGCTCAGCTCGGTCTTCCGGGACTGCTCGACCATCTGCTTGACATTCTTGAGCCCGCTTGCACCGCTCACCGCAACCACCAGCGGCTGCGAGCCGGTCTGGACGATGGGCGTGAAGCCATTGAGCACGTCATAGCCGCTGCCCGAACCGGGCTTGAGCACGAACTGGGCAATGGAGAAGGTGCTCGGTGCGAGCAGCAGCGTGTAGCCGTCGGGCGCGGCCTTCGAGACGAGGTGCGTGCCGATGGTGCCGCTCGCGCCGGGGCGGTTGTCGACGATGACGGGCTTGCCCAGGCGTGTGGAGAGCTTGTCGGCGTACAGCCGCGCCATGGCGTCGGTGTCTCCTCCAGCCGGATAGGCCACGATCAGCGTGATCGGCTTGCTCGGGTATGCGGCCTGCGCGTGGGCGGCGGAACCACACAGGGCCGCAGCCAATGCGGCGGCGGTGACAGAAAATACCTGGCGACGAGATTGCTTGGTCATTTCAGTGGTCCTCGAAAATCAATGGCGTTTGTCAGTGATGAATTTGCCGTCCTGCGCGCCCGCGCCCTTCTGGCGGCGGGTATTGCCATCGATGCCTCCATCGATGGCCCACTCGGCAAATACCGTGGGGCCGGGCTCGAACTCGCGCGGCTGCCATTGCTCCGTGAGCTGGTCTTCGTCGGCGTAGTACTCGACCAGCGCACCGGCCGGGTTCTTGAAGTACCAGAAGTACGCCGACGACACGGGATGGCGCCCCGGCCCGAGTTGCGTGTCCCAGCCGCGGCGCGAGATATGCATGCCGCCGCCGAAGACTTCATGGATGTCGCGCACGGTGAAGGCCACATGGTTCAGGCCCGCATCGCGTGCGGGACGCTGCAGCAGGAAGATGTCGTGGTGCCCCCGTTGGCCGCGCAGCGCATGAAGGCGCCACGGCCGGGGTAGCGATCCGATGTCTCGAAGTCGAAGTGCTCGTGGTAGAAGCGCTCGCAAGCGTCCACGTCCTTCACGAAGAACACCACGTGGCCGACCTCCACGGGCTCTGCACGGTCGTAGGCCGGGCTGGCGGCATCGATGCGCCCCTTGCGGCTCCACGTGTTGTACTCGGCGCTGGGCAGTTCGACGTCGCGCTTACGCGTGACCTGAAAGCGCACCGACAGGCCATTCGGGTCGGTGCAGCCGATGCGGCCATCCGCCTGGGCGAAGCCCGGCAGACCCTGTATGCGCCCCGCATACTTCGCGAGATCCGCCGCGGTCTCCACGCCCCACACCACCTCGCGCAGCGTCGGCCCCTCCTCGATCGCGGCGGGCAGGCCGGGCTTGTCGGCATCGGCAACGATGACGCGGCAGCCATTGAGGGTTTCGAACACCAGTTCGTCGGGCTGCTCGCCCACCAGTTTCAGGCCCCAGTCCAGGAAGAACTCGCGGCACCTGGGCAGGTCCTGCGCGCCGTAGGTGATTTCGTCAATGCCAAGAACGCTCATGATTCGATTCCTTCAGTTCGCCCAGGGGATGGGCTGCTCGTTCGTGCCCCAGTACATGCTCTTCTGCTCCATGTACTGCTGGATTCCCAGGCGCCCCTTCTCGCGGCCCAGGCCGCTGTCGCGCCAGCCGCCGAACGGCGTGGAGATGGAGAATTGCTTGTAGGTGTTGATCCACACGGTGCCCGCCTGCACGGCGCGCCCGATGCGCCATGCCTTGCGGTAGTCACCGGTCCAGATGCCTGCGGCCAGTGCGTAGATGCTGTCGTTGGCCTGCGCGAGCAGGTCGTCTTCGCTGTCGAAAGGCATGGCGACCAGCACGGGGCCGAAGATTTCCTCCTGGCTGATCGTGGCGCGGTTGGTCAGGCCTTCGATGATGGTGGGCAGGTAGTAGTTGCCCTTGTCGAGGCCGCTGCCTTCGGGGCGCTTTCCGCCGGTGCGCAGCCGGCCGCCTTCGGCAAGACCCGTGGCCACGTAGCGCTCGATGGACTCGCGGTGCCGGGGCGTGATCAGCGGTCCCATCTGCGTGCGCTCGTCGCTGGGATCGCCCACGCGCAGGGCCTGCGCCTTTTCGGCCAGGCGGTCCATGAACTCGTCGTAGCGCGAGCGCGCCACGAAGAGGCGCGAGCCTGCGATGCACGACTCACCCGAAGAGCTGAAGATGCCGTAGAGCACACCGTTGACGGCATGGTCGATGTCCGCATCTTCGAGCACCATGGTGGCGGACTTGCCGCCCAGCTCCATCGACACCGGCATCATCTTGTCCGCAGCGATGCGGGCAATGTGCTTGCCGGTGCTGGTGCCGCCCGTGAAGGAGACGCGGCGCACCAGCGGGTGTCGCGTGATCGCATCGCCGATCACGGAGCCACGGCCCGGCAGCACGCTGATCATGCCGCGCGGCACGCCCGCCTCTTCGCAGATGGCGGCCAGCTCCAGCGCCATGAGCGGCGTGACTTCGGCAGGTTTCACGACCACGGCACAGCCGGCAGCCAGCGCGGGGGCGAGCTTCTGCGCCTCGCTTGCGATGGGCGAATTCCATGGCGTGATCGCCGCGACCACGCCCATGGGCTCATGCACGCTCATGGTGAAGTAGGCGCCGCGTGAAGGCGTGAGCTCCTCTTCCATGGTTTCCAGGGCGCTGCCGAAGTACTGGAAAGTACCGGCCGCGCTTGCCACCAGTGCGCGGGTTTCGCTGATCGGCTTGCCGTTGTCCAGGCGCTGGCGCTGCGCGAGCGGCTCGGCCCGCTCACGAATGAGCTGGGCGACACGGAACAGCACATGGGCGCGTTCGTGCGGCTTTCTCTGCGCCCAGCCGCTGGTGCGAAACGCATGGTCGGCCGCCTCGATGGCCTCGTTCACGTCGTCAAGGCTGGGGGCGCGCAGGCGCGCCACCACTTCCTGCGTGGCGGGGTACAGCGTCTGCGACTCGTCGCCGCGCCCCAGGCGGCGCTCGGCACCGATCATGATCGGAAGCAGTTGATCGCTTTCAGTGATCAGAAAACTCATGCTCTTGCTCCTTGGTGCGCCTGTCAGGAAACGACCTTGGTCGGCGGGCCTGCGAATGCCGTCTTGAAGGTGCCGATGGCGGGCATGTCGATCTCGACGAGGAACGGACCATTGCTGTCCAGCGCGCGCCGGAGCACGTCGCCGACCTGGCTCAGGTCGCTGACCTTTTCATGTGCAAGCGCGATCGACTTGCACAGCTGCGCGTAGTCCGGCGTGTGCAGGTCGACATAGCAGCGGCGGCCGCCGTATTGCGCGTCCTGGATGTTCTGGATCACGCCGTACTTGCGGTCGTTCATCAGCACATACACGACGGGCGCCTTTTCCTGCACCGCGCAGGCGAGCTCGCCCAGGTTGAGAATGAAGCCGCCATCGCCCGACAGCGCAACCGTCTTGCGGCTCCTGTCATGCGTGGCCGTGCCGATGGCCGCGCCAATGCCCATGGCCAGGCCCTGGCCGATGCCGCCGCCAAGCGCGTGCACGCCGGCCTGCGCATCGAATACGCGCAGTTCACGATTGCCCCAGGTGCTGTTGGAGACCGTGACGTCGCGCACCCAGTTGAAGTTGCGCCCGGCAGCCTGCTGAATGGCCTGCACGAGCTGTCCATAGGGGCCGAGTCCGTCGATCAACGACTTGCGCGCTTCCTGGTGGGCCGCATCCAGATCGGCCGCGAATGCCGGGTCGACCTTCATCCGTCCTTCGAGCGCATCGGCCAGCGCGTCGAGCGCCAGCGCGGAGTCCGCACAGACAAAGCCCTGCGTTTCATAGCCGCGGCCGTCTGCGGCGGGATCTGCATCGATACGGAACAAAGGACGCGGCAACTTGAGCTGATATTTCAGCGTCTCGTTGCCGCGCAGACGCGATCCCACCACCAGCATGGCATCGCAGGTCTGATAAAAGTTTTCGACGGGCTTGTGCAGGTTGTACGAGCCGAGAGAACGCGCGTCATCCTCGGGAACGATGCCCCGGCCCTGCGTGCTGGTCACGACGCCGAAGCCCATGTCCATCAGGCGCTTCACCGCCTTGCCCGCCCGGCGCGCACCGCCTCCCAGCCACAGCAGCGGACGCCTGGCGCCGGCAAGCTGGTTGGCCAGGTCGGCAATGGCTTCCTTGTCCACCTGCACCTGCGGCACATGCAGCGGTGCCCAGTCCGTGGGCTCGTCGATCAGCGCGGCCTGGATGTCGATCGGGATCTCCACGCTCACAGGGCCGCTCGGTGCGGTCAGCGCAATCTGCACGGCCTTCTTGATGACGGGCAGCGCGGTCTGCACGCTGCGCACGCGAAAGGCGGCCTTCGAGACGGCCTTGAGCATGGAAAGCTGGTCGGGCGCCTCGTGGATGTACGCCAGGTCCTGATCCAGGTAGGGGGTCTCGATCTGGCCTGTGAGATGCAGCAGCGGCGTCCCTGCAGTGAGCGCTTCGACCATGCCGCCCGCGGCGTTGCCCGCGGCGGTGCCGGTGCTGGTGATCGACACGCCCAGGCTTGCCGTGGAACGCGCGAACGAATCGGCCATGTTGGTCGCACCGGCCTCGCCGCGCGCCATCACGAAGCGGATCTTGCCGTACTCGTGGATCGCGTCCAGGATTGGCATGTTATGGATCGAGATCACTCCGAATGCAGCCCGCACGTCGCAGTGCTCGAGAAATTTGGCGATGGCTGCGCCGACTGTGATTTGGGATTGCTTAGGCATGGCGGGAAAGACCTCCAGAAACGTCGATATGGCTGCCAGTTGTGTAGGAAGACATGGGGGTGGCAAGGAAAACGATGGCGCGCGCGGCTTCGGCCGGGTGGCCGAGCCGGCCAAGAGGAATGGACTTCTTCGCGGCAAGCGCACCACTCCACTGCTCCCAGCTCTGGCTTCTGTCCTCGCGGGCCTCGAAACGGCGGCGCCATTGGCCCGACTCGATCAGGCCGACCAGGATGCCGTTGACGCGGACTCCCTTGGGGGCGAACTCGGTCGCCATCGAACGCACCAGGTTCTTGATGCCCGCACGCGCTGCCGAGGTCGCCACCATGTGCGGCTCGGGCTGCGAAGCAAGCAGGGAGT encodes the following:
- a CDS encoding aromatic ring-hydroxylating oxygenase subunit alpha, whose protein sequence is MNSRTIPISVDPVQTVLDNGLKDLWYPVCPSGFVKDQPVSMKRMGRKLALWRDGAGQVHALEDHCPHRGAPLSQGVILGDRIACPYHGVEVRCDGMVTKVPGSPGCKLEGQHAAKAFHVKEAFGAIFIYNSDDYAKEPKPLVLPEELTSDAYSNFLCYAEWRSDYRYALDNVMDPMHGTFLHKQSHSMSEGDSKASFQVRETDNGFVFEKVGQRGINFDWTEWADTGCHWMRLEIPYPKTGGPGGNFAIVGCVTPINAELCAVFFWRCRKVSDWMRSTWRFLYRNRLEARHWAVLEQDRIMMEQMEPDANSRENLYQHDIGLVRLRRHLKHLAEEQVEASGS
- a CDS encoding recombinase-like helix-turn-helix domain-containing protein; translated protein: MSQERYLEPHQARTRMPTLFEDLLGDSIERAFGEGVTTLPELVAYLNRVGPSGERGEAWTEEGFQALMKRLGD
- a CDS encoding Bug family tripartite tricarboxylate transporter substrate binding protein; protein product: MTKQSRRQVFSVTAAALAAALCGSAAHAQAAYPSKPITLIVAYPAGGDTDAMARLYADKLSTRLGKPVIVDNRPGASGTIGTHLVSKAAPDGYTLLLAPSTFSIAQFVLKPGSGSGYDVLNGFTPIVQTGSQPLVVAVSGASGLKNVKQMVEQSRKTELSYASPGAGSPMHILGEMFNKVSGAKLLHIPYKGVAPAVNDLIGGHVPVTYMTLGPIEPYVPNGKVVILGVADRQRSTLAPNVPTLAELGYKGVEVSAWQGLFGPKGMSPELVKLINGHMNEILKMPDVASKMATFGALPAGGEPARLAQVNAADYQRFDGVIKELGIQAD
- a CDS encoding thiamine pyrophosphate-binding protein is translated as MPKQSQITVGAAIAKFLEHCDVRAAFGVISIHNMPILDAIHEYGKIRFVMARGEAGATNMADSFARSTASLGVSITSTGTAAGNAAGGMVEALTAGTPLLHLTGQIETPYLDQDLAYIHEAPDQLSMLKAVSKAAFRVRSVQTALPVIKKAVQIALTAPSGPVSVEIPIDIQAALIDEPTDWAPLHVPQVQVDKEAIADLANQLAGARRPLLWLGGGARRAGKAVKRLMDMGFGVVTSTQGRGIVPEDDARSLGSYNLHKPVENFYQTCDAMLVVGSRLRGNETLKYQLKLPRPLFRIDADPAADGRGYETQGFVCADSALALDALADALEGRMKVDPAFAADLDAAHQEARKSLIDGLGPYGQLVQAIQQAAGRNFNWVRDVTVSNSTWGNRELRVFDAQAGVHALGGGIGQGLAMGIGAAIGTATHDRSRKTVALSGDGGFILNLGELACAVQEKAPVVYVLMNDRKYGVIQNIQDAQYGGRRCYVDLHTPDYAQLCKSIALAHEKVSDLSQVGDVLRRALDSNGPFLVEIDMPAIGTFKTAFAGPPTKVVS
- a CDS encoding porin encodes the protein MKKTLMAMGLLALAGSAAAQSQVQIFGVVDMAITRLSGSGDTRFGLSTGGANISRLGFRGTEDLGGGLKAGFWLEAGMDPDVGGGKGTGGGLTFNRRSTVSLMGNFGEVRLGRDDSATFLSTLIFDPFLTNGVGQTMAFTMLGIPGVATAAGGAPIQISNAISYFLPKEMGGFYGQLQFAPGERASGPQQGKYAGTRLGYQKGALNVALATGKLWGDQPVNDLKASNVGASYDLGVVKPMLLWATEKRGDLKVTAIQLGAVMPMGASEFKASIGHYDTAHSNADWNKLGLGYGYNFSKRTQAYVNVGYVKNKSGANKSIGVQGLAAPGTTLGGSSNGIDLGVRHFF
- a CDS encoding PDR/VanB family oxidoreductase, translated to MSNTLSAFVHTLRYEARDTMSVELRPVEGTQFPAFTPGSHIDLHLPNGLVRSYSLSNSSDDANRYVVGVLRDRASRGGSRSVHEDLRVGKPITISEPRNHFVLDENASHTVLVAGGIGITPLLSMARRLTSLGKPFEMFYFAREPGCAAFLDELKAMGMPLHLHFDSEAGGPPDLRALLARRAPDAGTHHYSCGPAPLLDAFEKFCAELGHPNVHIERFTPVEVAASSDARDEFTVELRKSGKFIEIKPGKSILDSVLDAGVDVDHSCCEGVCGSCETRVLEGVPDHRDSMLSARERASNKVMMICVSGCKSPTLVLDL
- a CDS encoding aldehyde dehydrogenase, with the protein product MSFLITESDQLLPIMIGAERRLGRGDESQTLYPATQEVVARLRAPSLDDVNEAIEAADHAFRTSGWAQRKPHERAHVLFRVAQLIRERAEPLAQRQRLDNGKPISETRALVASAAGTFQYFGSALETMEEELTPSRGAYFTMSVHEPMGVVAAITPWNSPIASEAQKLAPALAAGCAVVVKPAEVTPLMALELAAICEEAGVPRGMISVLPGRGSVIGDAITRHPLVRRVSFTGGTSTGKHIARIAADKMMPVSMELGGKSATMVLEDADIDHAVNGVLYGIFSSSGESCIAGSRLFVARSRYDEFMDRLAEKAQALRVGDPSDERTQMGPLITPRHRESIERYVATGLAEGGRLRTGGKRPEGSGLDKGNYYLPTIIEGLTNRATISQEEIFGPVLVAMPFDSEDDLLAQANDSIYALAAGIWTGDYRKAWRIGRAVQAGTVWINTYKQFSISTPFGGWRDSGLGREKGRLGIQQYMEQKSMYWGTNEQPIPWAN